From the genome of Neomonachus schauinslandi chromosome 5, ASM220157v2, whole genome shotgun sequence, one region includes:
- the MAPK11 gene encoding mitogen-activated protein kinase 11 isoform X1, translated as MSGPRAGFYRLELNKTVWEVPQRLQGLRPVGSGAYGSVCSAYDARLRQKVAVKKLSRPFQSLIHARRTYRELRLLKHLKHENVIGLLDVFTPATSIEDFSEVYLVTTLMGADLNNIVKCQALSDEHVQFLVYQLLRGLKYIHSAGIIHRDLKPSNVAVNEDCELRILDFGLARQADEEMTGYVATRWYRAPEIMLNWMHYNQTVDIWSVGCIMAELLQGKALFPGNDYIDQLKRIMEVVGTPSPEVLAKISSEHARTYIQSLPPMPQKDLRSIFHGANPLAVDLLGRMLVLDSDQRVSAAEALAHAYFSQYHDPDDEPEAEPYDESVEAKERTVEEWKELTYQEVLSFKPAEPPQSPSSLQIEQ; from the exons ATGTCGGGCCCGCGTGCAGGCTTCTACCGGCTGGAGCTCAACAAGACGGTGTGGGAGGTGCCGCAGCGGCTGCAGGGGCTGCGCCCGGTGGGCTCCGGCGCCTACGGCTCGGTCTG CTCAGCCTATGACGCGCGGCTGCGCCAGAAGGTGGCGGTGAAGAAGCTGTCGCGACCCTTCCAGTCTCTGATCCACGCGCGGAGAACTTACCGCGAGCTGCGGCTGCTCAAGCACCTGAAGCACGAGAAC GTCATCGGGCTGCTGGACGTGTTCACGCCGGCCACCTCCATTGAGGACTTCAGCGAAGT GTACCTGGTGACCACCCTGATGGGCGCGGACCTGAACAACATCGTCAAGTGCCAGGCGCTGAGCGACGAGCACGTCCAGTTCCTGGTTTACCAGTTGCTGCGCGGGCTCAAG TACATCCACTCTGCGGGGATCATCCACCGG GACCTGAAGCCCAGCAACGTGGCTGTGAACGAGGACTGCGAGCTTAGG ATCCTGGACTTCGGGCTAGCCCGCCAGGCTGATGAGGAGATGACTGGCTATGTGGCCACTCGGTGGTACCGCGCACCTGAGATCATGCTCAACTGGATGCACTACAACCAGACAG TGGACATCTGGTCTGTGGGCTGCATCATGGCTGAGCTGCTCCAGGGAAAGGCCCTCTTTCCAGGAAATGACT ACATCGACCAGCTGAAGCGAATCATGGAGGTGGTGGGCACACCCAGCCCTGAGGTTCTAGCAAAGATATCCTCAGAACAC GCCCGGACATACATCCAGTCCCTGCCCCCCATGCCCCAGAAGGACCTCAGGAGCATCTTCCATGGAGCCAACCCCCTGG CTGTGGACCTGCTGGGAAGGATGCTGGTGCTCGACAGTGACCAGAGGGTCAGTGCGGCCGAGGCCCTGGCCCATGCCTACTTCAGCCAGTACCATGACCCGGACGATGAGCCTGAGGCTGAGCCCTATGATGAGAGCGTTGAGGCCAAGGAACGCACAGTGGAGGAGTGGAAGG AGCTCACCTACCAGGAGGTCCTCAGCTTCAAGCCTGCAGAACCACCGCAGTCTCCCAGCAGCCTGCAGATTGAGCAGTGA
- the MAPK11 gene encoding mitogen-activated protein kinase 11 isoform X2, which translates to MSGPRAGFYRLELNKTVWEVPQRLQGLRPVGSGAYGSVCSAYDARLRQKVAVKKLSRPFQSLIHARRTYRELRLLKHLKHENVIGLLDVFTPATSIEDFSEVYLVTTLMGADLNNIVKCQALSDEHVQFLVYQLLRGLKDLKPSNVAVNEDCELRILDFGLARQADEEMTGYVATRWYRAPEIMLNWMHYNQTVDIWSVGCIMAELLQGKALFPGNDYIDQLKRIMEVVGTPSPEVLAKISSEHARTYIQSLPPMPQKDLRSIFHGANPLAVDLLGRMLVLDSDQRVSAAEALAHAYFSQYHDPDDEPEAEPYDESVEAKERTVEEWKELTYQEVLSFKPAEPPQSPSSLQIEQ; encoded by the exons ATGTCGGGCCCGCGTGCAGGCTTCTACCGGCTGGAGCTCAACAAGACGGTGTGGGAGGTGCCGCAGCGGCTGCAGGGGCTGCGCCCGGTGGGCTCCGGCGCCTACGGCTCGGTCTG CTCAGCCTATGACGCGCGGCTGCGCCAGAAGGTGGCGGTGAAGAAGCTGTCGCGACCCTTCCAGTCTCTGATCCACGCGCGGAGAACTTACCGCGAGCTGCGGCTGCTCAAGCACCTGAAGCACGAGAAC GTCATCGGGCTGCTGGACGTGTTCACGCCGGCCACCTCCATTGAGGACTTCAGCGAAGT GTACCTGGTGACCACCCTGATGGGCGCGGACCTGAACAACATCGTCAAGTGCCAGGCGCTGAGCGACGAGCACGTCCAGTTCCTGGTTTACCAGTTGCTGCGCGGGCTCAAG GACCTGAAGCCCAGCAACGTGGCTGTGAACGAGGACTGCGAGCTTAGG ATCCTGGACTTCGGGCTAGCCCGCCAGGCTGATGAGGAGATGACTGGCTATGTGGCCACTCGGTGGTACCGCGCACCTGAGATCATGCTCAACTGGATGCACTACAACCAGACAG TGGACATCTGGTCTGTGGGCTGCATCATGGCTGAGCTGCTCCAGGGAAAGGCCCTCTTTCCAGGAAATGACT ACATCGACCAGCTGAAGCGAATCATGGAGGTGGTGGGCACACCCAGCCCTGAGGTTCTAGCAAAGATATCCTCAGAACAC GCCCGGACATACATCCAGTCCCTGCCCCCCATGCCCCAGAAGGACCTCAGGAGCATCTTCCATGGAGCCAACCCCCTGG CTGTGGACCTGCTGGGAAGGATGCTGGTGCTCGACAGTGACCAGAGGGTCAGTGCGGCCGAGGCCCTGGCCCATGCCTACTTCAGCCAGTACCATGACCCGGACGATGAGCCTGAGGCTGAGCCCTATGATGAGAGCGTTGAGGCCAAGGAACGCACAGTGGAGGAGTGGAAGG AGCTCACCTACCAGGAGGTCCTCAGCTTCAAGCCTGCAGAACCACCGCAGTCTCCCAGCAGCCTGCAGATTGAGCAGTGA
- the MAPK12 gene encoding mitogen-activated protein kinase 12 isoform X2: protein MSSPPPSRRGFYRQEVTKTAWEVRAVYQDLQPVGSGAYGAVCSAVDSRTGAKVAIKKLYRPFQSELFAKRAYRELRLLKHMRHENVIGLLDVFTPDETLDDFTDFYLVMPFMGTDLGKLMKHEKLSEDRIQFLVYQMLKGLKDLKPGNLAVNEDCELKILDFGLARQADSEMTGYVVTRWYRAPEVILNWMRYTQTVDIWSAGCIMAEMITGKTLFKGSDHLDQLKEIMKVTGTPPADFVQRLQSADAKNYMKGLPELEKKDFASILTNASPLAVNLLEKMLVLDAERRVTAAEALTHPYFESLQDTEDEPKAQKYDESFDDMDRTLDEWKRVTYKEVLSFKPPRQLGTKVSKETAL, encoded by the exons ATGAGCTCTCCGCCGCCCTCCCGCAGGGGCTTTTACCGCCAGGAGGTGACCAAGACGGCTTGGGAGGTGCGCGCCGTGTACCAGGACCTGCAGCCCGTGGGCTCCGGCGCCTACGGCGCGGTGTG CTCGGCCGTGGACAGCCGCACTGGCGCCAAGGTGGCCATCAAGAAGCTGTACCGGCCCTTTCAGTCGGAGCTCTTCGCCAAGCGCGCCTACCGCGAACTGCGCCTCCTCAAGCACATGCGCCACGAGAAC GTCATCGGGCTGCTCGACGTGTTCACCCCTGATGAAACCCTGGATGATTTCACAGACTT TTACCTGGTGATGCCATTCATGGGGACTGACCTGGGCAAGCTCATGAAGCACGAGAAGCTGAGTGAGGACCGAATCCAGTTCCTTGTCTACCAGATGCTGAAGGGGCTAAAG GACCTGAAGCCCGGCAATCTGGCAGTGAATGAGGACTGTGAGCTGAAG ATCCTGGACTTCGGCCTGGCGAGGCAGGCAGACAGCGAGATGACTGGCTATGTGGTGACTCGCTGGTACCGGGCGCCTGAGGTCATCTTGAACTGGATGCGCTATACACAGACAG TGGACATCTGGTCGGCGGGCTGCATCATGGCGGAGATGATTACAGGGAAGACGCTGTTCAAGGGCAGTGACC ACCTGGACCAGCTGAAGGAGATCATGAAGGTGACAGGGACGCCTCCCGCTGACTTTGTGCAGAGGCTGCAGAGTGCCGAT GCGAAGAACTACATGAAGGGCCTCCCCGAGTTGGAGAAGAAGGATTTTGCGTCCATTCTGACTAATGCAAGTCCTCTGG CTGTGAACCTCCTGGAGAAAATGCTTGTGCTAGATGCAGAGCGGCGGGTGACTGCGGCCGAGGCGCTGACCCACCCCTACTTCGAGTCACTGCAGGACACGGAGGACGAGCCCAAGGCCCAGAAGTACGACGAGTCCTTTGATGATATGGACCGCACGCTGGACGAGTGGAAAC
- the MAPK12 gene encoding mitogen-activated protein kinase 12 isoform X1 produces the protein MSSPPPSRRGFYRQEVTKTAWEVRAVYQDLQPVGSGAYGAVCSAVDSRTGAKVAIKKLYRPFQSELFAKRAYRELRLLKHMRHENVIGLLDVFTPDETLDDFTDFYLVMPFMGTDLGKLMKHEKLSEDRIQFLVYQMLKGLKYIHAAGIIHRDLKPGNLAVNEDCELKILDFGLARQADSEMTGYVVTRWYRAPEVILNWMRYTQTVDIWSAGCIMAEMITGKTLFKGSDHLDQLKEIMKVTGTPPADFVQRLQSADAKNYMKGLPELEKKDFASILTNASPLAVNLLEKMLVLDAERRVTAAEALTHPYFESLQDTEDEPKAQKYDESFDDMDRTLDEWKRVTYKEVLSFKPPRQLGTKVSKETAL, from the exons ATGAGCTCTCCGCCGCCCTCCCGCAGGGGCTTTTACCGCCAGGAGGTGACCAAGACGGCTTGGGAGGTGCGCGCCGTGTACCAGGACCTGCAGCCCGTGGGCTCCGGCGCCTACGGCGCGGTGTG CTCGGCCGTGGACAGCCGCACTGGCGCCAAGGTGGCCATCAAGAAGCTGTACCGGCCCTTTCAGTCGGAGCTCTTCGCCAAGCGCGCCTACCGCGAACTGCGCCTCCTCAAGCACATGCGCCACGAGAAC GTCATCGGGCTGCTCGACGTGTTCACCCCTGATGAAACCCTGGATGATTTCACAGACTT TTACCTGGTGATGCCATTCATGGGGACTGACCTGGGCAAGCTCATGAAGCACGAGAAGCTGAGTGAGGACCGAATCCAGTTCCTTGTCTACCAGATGCTGAAGGGGCTAAAG TACATCCATGCTGCTGGCATCATCCATAGG GACCTGAAGCCCGGCAATCTGGCAGTGAATGAGGACTGTGAGCTGAAG ATCCTGGACTTCGGCCTGGCGAGGCAGGCAGACAGCGAGATGACTGGCTATGTGGTGACTCGCTGGTACCGGGCGCCTGAGGTCATCTTGAACTGGATGCGCTATACACAGACAG TGGACATCTGGTCGGCGGGCTGCATCATGGCGGAGATGATTACAGGGAAGACGCTGTTCAAGGGCAGTGACC ACCTGGACCAGCTGAAGGAGATCATGAAGGTGACAGGGACGCCTCCCGCTGACTTTGTGCAGAGGCTGCAGAGTGCCGAT GCGAAGAACTACATGAAGGGCCTCCCCGAGTTGGAGAAGAAGGATTTTGCGTCCATTCTGACTAATGCAAGTCCTCTGG CTGTGAACCTCCTGGAGAAAATGCTTGTGCTAGATGCAGAGCGGCGGGTGACTGCGGCCGAGGCGCTGACCCACCCCTACTTCGAGTCACTGCAGGACACGGAGGACGAGCCCAAGGCCCAGAAGTACGACGAGTCCTTTGATGATATGGACCGCACGCTGGACGAGTGGAAAC